One part of the Sorangiineae bacterium MSr11954 genome encodes these proteins:
- a CDS encoding tetratricopeptide repeat protein, with protein sequence MATIGCGSLRGRADSAFEKGDYEGAARDYAQVVAQDPTDQEARAKLAQAREKIFLGLLAEVAESKRTGDKERVFSALGRLLDRARGWNDPGSPAIQKRTHDEVAWAEEQIGIECGALLARHAPLLAEDQLEARDRQVLRHFPGSTVKSVITDTIHEYAETQCKRLAPANPAASPYFADLVGKYCAHFHVTTARVPVLPYHVSRVVLAGQVDGLSLEGRDAFATAVQKGLERSSFWDPRAEAPAIVTVSGKNHAAFSSRKMTLSRPWVERIPYQAMEEYQESYTEYYPDTETYYDTEHYTEFETYTHSCGDGKNTCTDTRPVSKTRQVPRTRQVTKSRTAYRTKTRPVTRYREEDRVFAFEATERSGNYEVDVAAHIDFKQGVAPFAVHLSNTKSDSGIDHDSSFPPAGVSPSRSNLQTRDAFWLEQLPTITQRTTLSAHSHWVALFCSQSTYSSDEAARCYYVPAAERPKAARDVLFGSFGPDIDNVQRL encoded by the coding sequence ATGGCGACGATCGGCTGCGGCAGCTTGCGCGGGCGGGCCGATAGCGCGTTCGAAAAGGGAGATTACGAGGGCGCCGCGCGCGATTACGCGCAGGTGGTGGCGCAAGATCCGACCGATCAAGAGGCCAGGGCCAAGCTCGCCCAGGCACGTGAGAAGATTTTTCTCGGGCTCTTGGCCGAGGTCGCCGAATCCAAGCGCACCGGCGACAAGGAGCGCGTGTTCTCGGCCTTGGGCCGTCTTCTGGATCGGGCCCGCGGCTGGAACGATCCGGGGAGCCCCGCCATTCAGAAGCGCACCCACGACGAGGTGGCGTGGGCGGAGGAGCAAATCGGCATCGAGTGCGGCGCGCTCCTCGCGCGCCATGCCCCGCTCTTGGCCGAAGATCAGCTGGAGGCGCGCGATCGGCAAGTGCTGCGCCACTTCCCGGGCTCCACCGTGAAGAGCGTGATCACCGATACGATTCACGAGTATGCCGAGACGCAGTGCAAGCGCCTCGCGCCGGCCAACCCCGCCGCGAGCCCCTACTTCGCCGATTTGGTCGGCAAGTACTGCGCGCATTTTCACGTGACCACGGCGCGCGTGCCGGTCCTGCCCTACCATGTCTCGCGCGTGGTGCTCGCCGGTCAGGTGGACGGCCTCTCGCTCGAAGGGCGCGACGCGTTTGCCACGGCGGTGCAAAAGGGGCTCGAGCGATCGAGCTTCTGGGATCCGCGCGCGGAGGCGCCGGCCATCGTGACGGTCAGCGGGAAGAACCACGCGGCGTTCAGCTCGCGCAAAATGACCCTCTCGCGGCCGTGGGTGGAGCGCATTCCGTATCAGGCCATGGAGGAGTACCAAGAGTCGTATACCGAATACTATCCGGACACCGAAACCTATTACGACACCGAGCATTACACGGAGTTCGAGACGTACACGCACTCGTGCGGCGACGGCAAAAACACGTGCACCGATACGCGCCCGGTGAGCAAGACACGCCAGGTGCCGCGCACGCGCCAGGTGACCAAATCACGCACCGCGTACCGAACGAAGACGCGCCCGGTCACCCGCTACCGCGAGGAGGATCGGGTGTTCGCGTTCGAGGCCACCGAGCGCTCCGGCAACTACGAAGTGGACGTGGCGGCGCACATCGATTTCAAACAAGGCGTCGCCCCCTTCGCCGTGCACCTGTCGAACACCAAGAGCGACAGCGGCATCGATCACGACTCGTCGTTTCCGCCGGCCGGCGTGTCGCCATCGCGCTCCAATTTGCAGACGCGCGACGCGTTCTGGCTCGAGCAGCTGCCCACCATCACCCAGCGGACCACGCTCTCCGCCCACAGCCATTGGGTGGCCCTCTTTTGCTCGCAATCGACGTACAGCTCCGACGAGGCGGCGCGCTGCTATTACGTCCCCGCGGCCGAGCGCCCCAAGGCCGCGCGCGACGTGCTCTTCGGATCGTTCGGGCCCGATATCGACAACGTTCAACGCCTCTGA